A window of Actinopolymorpha sp. NPDC004070 contains these coding sequences:
- the mltG gene encoding endolytic transglycosylase MltG — MSELGFQTSSGRVRHRRGRGCIAVLLALAVIGGLGAVAVVKGRALLSDVFSVPDYTGSGEGEVVVQIEQGESSTDIADTLERKDVVKSAEAFTRAARNDSRALSIQPGYYRLREQMAAKNALGLLLDPDARIMERVTVPEGRRVSQIVSILSDKTKIPKSEFDKALKDPSSLGLPKYAKGKAEGMLFPATYDIDPGTTAVSLLGDMTKRHTQVSAQLGLTDSTARSDFDPLQVVTVASLVEAEARRPADFPKVARVIYNRVAKNQRLQLDSTVHYAINRYDTPSTTPAERANRSPYNTYVHPGLPPGPINSPGERALRAAIHPAEGSWMYFVTVNPDTGETKFATTLAEHERYVRQFQSWCRTHSDRC; from the coding sequence GTGAGTGAGCTCGGATTCCAGACCTCCTCGGGCCGCGTACGCCACCGCCGCGGGCGAGGCTGCATCGCCGTCCTGCTTGCCCTCGCCGTGATCGGCGGTCTGGGCGCCGTCGCGGTGGTCAAGGGCCGCGCCCTGCTCTCGGACGTGTTCAGCGTCCCGGACTACACCGGATCCGGCGAGGGCGAGGTCGTCGTCCAGATCGAGCAGGGGGAGTCCAGCACCGACATCGCCGACACCCTGGAGCGCAAGGACGTGGTGAAGAGCGCCGAGGCGTTCACCCGGGCGGCCCGCAACGACTCCAGGGCACTGTCGATCCAGCCCGGCTACTACCGGCTGCGCGAGCAGATGGCGGCCAAGAACGCGCTCGGCCTGCTGCTCGACCCCGACGCCCGGATCATGGAACGCGTGACCGTGCCCGAAGGCCGGCGCGTCTCCCAGATCGTGTCGATCCTTTCGGACAAGACGAAGATCCCGAAGTCGGAGTTCGACAAGGCGCTGAAGGACCCGTCCTCGCTGGGGCTGCCGAAGTACGCCAAGGGCAAGGCGGAGGGGATGCTGTTCCCCGCGACGTACGACATCGACCCGGGGACCACGGCCGTCTCGCTGCTCGGCGACATGACCAAGAGGCACACCCAGGTGAGCGCGCAGCTCGGCCTGACCGACAGCACCGCGAGGTCCGACTTCGACCCGCTGCAGGTGGTCACGGTCGCCAGCCTGGTCGAGGCGGAGGCCCGCCGGCCCGCGGACTTCCCGAAGGTCGCCCGGGTGATCTACAACCGGGTGGCGAAGAACCAGCGGCTGCAGCTGGACTCGACCGTGCACTACGCGATCAACCGGTACGACACCCCCTCGACCACCCCGGCCGAACGCGCCAACCGCTCGCCGTACAACACCTACGTGCATCCGGGCCTCCCGCCGGGCCCGATCAACTCACCCGGTGAGCGTGCGCTGCGCGCGGCCATCCATCCCGCCGAGGGTTCCTGGATGTACTTCGTCACCGTCAACCCCGACACCGGTGAAACGAAGTTCGCCACCACTCTCGCCGAGCACGAGAGATACGTACGGCAGTTCCAGAGCTGGTGCCGTACGCACTCCGACCGGTGCTGA
- the ruvX gene encoding Holliday junction resolvase RuvX, with the protein MRGGVRLGVDVGDVRIGVARCDPSGYLAVPVETVRRGPGDFDRLAALTEESEAVEVVVGLPVSLSGREGPAAAKAREFAAELAERLAPVPVRLFDERLSTVGAQQGFRAQGRSTKSTRDRIDQAAAAVILQNALDTERSTGKPPGSTVRRRTASE; encoded by the coding sequence ATGCGCGGCGGCGTACGGCTGGGTGTCGACGTGGGTGACGTCCGAATTGGGGTGGCCCGCTGCGACCCGTCCGGATATCTCGCCGTTCCGGTGGAGACGGTCCGGCGCGGCCCCGGTGACTTCGACCGGCTGGCCGCGCTGACCGAGGAGTCGGAGGCGGTCGAGGTCGTCGTCGGGCTGCCGGTGTCGCTGTCGGGCCGGGAGGGGCCCGCCGCGGCAAAGGCGCGCGAGTTCGCCGCAGAGCTCGCCGAGCGGCTGGCACCGGTCCCGGTGCGGCTGTTCGACGAACGCCTGTCGACGGTGGGTGCACAGCAGGGGTTCCGGGCGCAGGGGCGGTCCACCAAGAGCACCAGGGACCGCATCGACCAGGCAGCGGCAGCGGTCATCCTGCAGAACGCACTCGACACCGAGCGTTCCACCGGAAAGCCGCCGGGCTCGACCGTAAGGAGAAGGACAGCCAGTGAGTGA
- the alaS gene encoding alanine--tRNA ligase, whose translation MDTAEIRRRYLRFFGERGHTVVPSASLLLDDPNLLFVNAGMVPFKPYLLGQETPPYPRATSVQKCVRTGDIEEVGKTTRHGTFFQMNGNFSFGDYFKEQAIEYAWELITRPTGEGGFGLPESRIWVTVYHEDDEAADIWRHLIGLPEHRIVRRGMADNLWSMGVPGPCGPCSELYIDRGPEYGPEGGPEVDEDRYLEFWNLVFMQWVRGEGPAKEGYELLGDLPAKNIDTGMGLERMAALLQGVDNIYENDEIRPVLDRATELSGRSYGADHQTDVRLRVVADHVRSALMIVSDGISPSNEGRGYVLRRIIRRAVNQMRLLGVDEATMPALLPVSQSRMKLSYPELESDWQRISSVIYAEEETFLGTLKTGAQIFDLAATETSRSGGSVLPGTKAFQLHDTYGFPFDLTMEMAAERGLSVDEEGFRRLMAEQRTRAKQDAAARKTAHADLSAYRSVADTLGRSVEFTGYDEVESEGRVAGLLVGGEPVTSAREGDTVELVLDRTPFYAESGGQLADEGVVELANGARLVVHDVQSPLSGLIVHQAKVLEGEVVPGTVAQALVDVERRRAISRAHTATHMVHKAFREALGETAAQAGSENAPGRFRFDFTATGPVPESVLAEAEERVNDLLLADLPVTAEEMPLVDARQAGAMALFGERYPDVVRVISVGDWARELCGGTHAGRSGQLGVVKLLTESSVGAGIRRVEALVGADAYRFLAREHVLLGQLAEAVKARPEELPERVAGIIDRLRTAEKELERIRVQQVLAAAGQLAANPKDVFGVALVAHRVDGASAGDLRKLALDVRGRMPADRPAVVAVVGASGGRPSVVVAVNDEGRNWRLSAGALVRVAAGVLGGGGGGKDDVAQGGGTDPGKADEALREVEYAVGTRVTSS comes from the coding sequence ATGGACACGGCGGAGATTCGCCGGCGCTACCTGCGCTTCTTCGGGGAGCGCGGCCACACCGTCGTTCCATCGGCCTCACTGCTGCTCGACGACCCCAACCTGCTGTTCGTCAACGCGGGCATGGTGCCGTTCAAGCCCTACCTGCTCGGCCAGGAGACCCCGCCCTACCCGCGGGCGACCAGCGTGCAGAAGTGCGTGCGCACCGGTGACATCGAAGAGGTCGGCAAGACCACCCGGCACGGCACGTTCTTCCAGATGAACGGCAACTTCTCCTTCGGCGACTATTTCAAGGAACAGGCGATCGAGTACGCCTGGGAGCTGATCACCCGCCCGACAGGCGAGGGTGGATTCGGCCTGCCGGAGTCCCGCATCTGGGTGACCGTCTACCACGAGGACGACGAGGCCGCCGACATCTGGCGGCACCTCATCGGGCTGCCCGAGCACCGCATCGTGCGCCGCGGCATGGCCGACAACCTGTGGTCGATGGGCGTGCCCGGCCCGTGCGGACCGTGCAGCGAGCTCTACATCGACCGCGGTCCGGAGTACGGCCCCGAGGGCGGCCCGGAGGTCGACGAGGACCGCTACCTGGAGTTCTGGAACCTCGTCTTCATGCAATGGGTGCGCGGCGAGGGGCCGGCCAAGGAGGGCTACGAGCTGCTCGGCGACCTGCCGGCCAAGAACATCGACACCGGCATGGGCCTGGAGCGGATGGCCGCGCTGCTGCAGGGCGTGGACAACATCTACGAGAACGACGAGATCCGGCCGGTTCTCGACCGCGCGACCGAGCTGAGCGGACGCTCCTACGGCGCCGACCACCAGACCGACGTACGCCTGCGGGTCGTGGCCGACCACGTGCGGTCGGCGCTGATGATCGTCAGCGACGGCATCTCGCCCAGCAACGAGGGACGCGGCTACGTCCTGCGCCGGATCATCCGCCGGGCCGTCAACCAGATGCGGCTGCTCGGAGTCGACGAGGCGACCATGCCCGCGCTGCTGCCGGTGAGCCAGTCGCGGATGAAGCTGTCCTACCCCGAGCTTGAGAGCGACTGGCAGCGGATCAGCTCGGTGATCTACGCCGAGGAGGAGACGTTCCTCGGCACGCTCAAGACCGGTGCGCAGATCTTCGACCTCGCGGCCACCGAGACCAGCCGGTCCGGCGGTTCGGTGCTGCCTGGAACCAAGGCGTTCCAGCTGCACGACACCTACGGCTTCCCGTTTGACCTGACCATGGAGATGGCGGCCGAGCGCGGCCTGTCGGTGGACGAGGAGGGCTTCCGCCGGCTGATGGCCGAGCAGCGCACCCGCGCCAAGCAGGACGCCGCCGCCCGCAAGACCGCACACGCCGACCTGTCCGCCTACCGCTCGGTCGCCGACACCCTCGGCCGCTCGGTGGAGTTCACCGGGTACGACGAGGTGGAGTCGGAGGGCCGCGTGGCCGGCCTGCTGGTCGGCGGCGAGCCGGTCACCTCCGCCCGCGAGGGCGACACGGTCGAGTTGGTACTGGACCGTACGCCGTTCTACGCCGAGTCCGGCGGCCAGCTCGCCGACGAGGGCGTGGTCGAGCTGGCCAACGGCGCGCGGCTGGTCGTCCACGACGTCCAGTCACCGCTGTCCGGCCTGATCGTGCACCAGGCGAAGGTGCTCGAGGGCGAGGTCGTGCCGGGCACCGTCGCACAGGCCCTGGTCGACGTGGAGCGCCGGCGGGCGATCTCCCGCGCGCACACCGCGACCCACATGGTGCACAAGGCGTTCCGGGAGGCGCTCGGGGAGACCGCTGCGCAGGCGGGCTCGGAGAACGCACCCGGCCGGTTCCGGTTCGACTTCACCGCCACCGGCCCGGTGCCGGAGAGCGTGCTGGCCGAGGCCGAGGAGCGGGTCAACGACCTGTTGCTCGCCGACCTGCCGGTGACCGCGGAGGAGATGCCGCTGGTCGACGCGCGCCAGGCCGGTGCGATGGCGTTGTTCGGCGAGAGGTATCCCGACGTGGTGCGGGTGATCTCCGTCGGCGACTGGGCGCGGGAGCTGTGCGGCGGCACGCACGCCGGTCGTTCCGGGCAGCTCGGCGTGGTCAAGCTGCTGACGGAGTCCTCTGTCGGTGCCGGCATCCGCCGGGTGGAGGCGTTGGTCGGCGCGGACGCCTACCGCTTCCTTGCCCGCGAGCACGTGCTGCTCGGCCAGCTCGCCGAGGCGGTCAAGGCACGCCCGGAGGAGCTTCCCGAGCGGGTGGCCGGGATCATCGACCGGCTGCGCACCGCCGAGAAGGAGCTGGAACGTATCCGGGTGCAGCAGGTGCTCGCCGCGGCCGGGCAGCTCGCCGCCAACCCCAAGGACGTGTTCGGCGTCGCGCTGGTCGCCCACCGGGTGGACGGCGCCTCGGCCGGTGACCTGCGCAAGCTGGCACTGGACGTGCGTGGCCGGATGCCCGCCGACCGGCCCGCCGTGGTCGCCGTCGTCGGCGCCAGCGGCGGCCGGCCCTCGGTGGTGGTGGCGGTCAACGACGAGGGCCGCAACTGGCGGCTCTCGGCCGGAGCGCTGGTCAGGGTCGCCGCCGGGGTACTCGGCGGTGGCGGCGGGGGCAAGGACGACGTCGCGCAGGGCGGCGGCACCGACCCCGGCAAGGCCGACGAGGCCCTCCGCGAGGTCGAGTACGCCGTCGGCACGCGGGTCACGAGCAGCTGA
- a CDS encoding DUF6167 family protein, with protein sequence MRRLVWVVVGATVGVVVVRKLSRQAEAFSPQGLARQLGGLGDAVRAFGEEIRAGMDAREQELRNALALDAPEPNGHAGLDAEAAARLARDPNSSWRDGN encoded by the coding sequence ATGAGGCGATTGGTGTGGGTCGTGGTGGGCGCGACCGTCGGCGTGGTCGTCGTCCGCAAGCTGTCCCGGCAGGCGGAGGCGTTCAGCCCCCAGGGTCTGGCCAGGCAGCTGGGCGGGCTGGGCGACGCCGTACGCGCGTTCGGAGAGGAGATCCGGGCCGGCATGGACGCCCGCGAGCAGGAGCTGCGCAACGCGCTCGCGCTGGACGCGCCCGAGCCGAACGGACACGCGGGTCTGGACGCCGAGGCCGCCGCGCGCCTCGCCCGTGACCCCAACTCGAGCTGGAGGGACGGAAACTGA
- a CDS encoding DUF948 domain-containing protein, whose protein sequence is MTAGEIAGLIAAAALLLLVGLLAYPILKLGKVLDETRLLVRGVSDESVPLLGEVTTTVTTTNAQLERVDAITSSVQTVSDNVAGLSSLFAATLGGPLVKAAAFSYGVRRAIAARSRRDVERQVRSQMRGGRRRKEADVA, encoded by the coding sequence ATGACTGCCGGTGAAATCGCGGGCTTGATCGCGGCCGCGGCGCTGCTGCTGCTCGTGGGGCTTCTCGCCTACCCCATCCTCAAGCTCGGCAAGGTGCTGGACGAGACCCGCCTGCTCGTCCGGGGCGTCTCCGACGAGAGCGTACCTTTGCTGGGTGAGGTCACCACGACGGTGACGACCACCAACGCCCAGCTCGAACGCGTCGACGCGATCACCTCGAGCGTCCAGACCGTCTCCGACAACGTCGCCGGCCTGAGCTCGCTGTTCGCGGCCACGCTCGGTGGCCCGCTGGTGAAGGCGGCCGCCTTCTCCTACGGCGTCCGCCGGGCGATCGCCGCCCGCAGCCGCCGCGACGTGGAGCGCCAGGTGCGCTCGCAGATGCGCGGTGGCCGGCGCCGTAAGGAGGCCGACGTCGCATGA
- a CDS encoding replication-associated recombination protein A — MADTDHQAAPLAVRMRPQTLEDLVGQRQLLAPGAPLRRMVEGDQAMSLLLWGPPGSGKTTIASIVSRQTNRAFVEVSAVSAGVKEVRTVIDAARRDLGRGRETVLFVDEVHRFNKAQQDALLPGVENRWISLVAATTENPFFSVISPLLSRSLLLRLEPLSDDDIGDLVDRALVDERGLAGAVELAPQAREHLVRMAGGDARRALTYLEAAAGAAQSKDSREVDLATLETAVDRAAVRYDRDGDQHYDVASALIKSIRGSDVDAALHYLARMVEAGEDPRFVARRLVISASEDIGMADPTALGVAVAAHQATQFVGLPEAAINLAQAVIHLALAPKSNAVVTAIGAAQADVRSGRIGRVPAHLRDAHYGGARKLGHGAGYRYAHDDPRGIVAQQYAPDEIAGRTYYKPTGRGAEGAAAQRLERIRRILAGEE; from the coding sequence CTGGCCGACACCGACCACCAGGCGGCGCCGCTGGCCGTCCGCATGCGTCCCCAGACTCTCGAGGACCTGGTGGGCCAGCGTCAGCTGCTGGCGCCGGGCGCGCCGCTGCGCCGGATGGTCGAGGGGGACCAGGCGATGTCGCTGCTGCTGTGGGGACCGCCCGGCTCGGGAAAGACCACGATCGCCTCGATCGTGAGCCGCCAGACCAACCGCGCGTTCGTGGAGGTGTCGGCCGTTTCGGCCGGGGTGAAGGAGGTCCGCACCGTCATCGACGCGGCCCGCCGCGACCTCGGCCGTGGGCGGGAGACGGTGCTGTTCGTCGACGAGGTGCACCGGTTCAACAAGGCCCAGCAGGACGCACTGTTGCCGGGAGTGGAGAACCGCTGGATCTCCCTGGTCGCCGCGACCACCGAGAACCCCTTCTTCTCCGTCATCTCACCGCTGCTGTCGCGTTCGTTGCTGTTGCGGCTGGAGCCGCTGTCCGACGACGACATCGGCGACCTCGTCGACCGGGCACTGGTCGACGAGCGCGGGCTGGCCGGCGCGGTGGAGCTGGCCCCGCAGGCGCGCGAGCACCTGGTCCGGATGGCCGGCGGCGACGCTCGGCGGGCACTGACCTACCTCGAGGCCGCGGCCGGCGCCGCGCAGTCCAAGGACTCCCGCGAGGTCGACCTGGCCACGCTGGAGACCGCGGTCGACCGGGCTGCGGTCCGCTACGACCGTGACGGCGACCAGCACTACGACGTCGCCAGCGCGTTGATCAAGTCCATCCGGGGCAGTGACGTGGACGCCGCGCTGCACTACCTCGCCCGGATGGTCGAGGCGGGGGAGGACCCCCGGTTCGTCGCCCGGCGGCTGGTGATCTCGGCCAGCGAGGACATCGGGATGGCCGACCCGACCGCGCTCGGGGTCGCGGTGGCCGCCCACCAGGCCACCCAGTTCGTCGGCCTGCCCGAGGCCGCGATCAACCTCGCCCAGGCGGTCATCCACCTGGCGCTGGCACCGAAGTCCAACGCCGTGGTCACCGCGATCGGCGCGGCCCAGGCCGACGTGCGGTCGGGGCGGATCGGCCGGGTGCCGGCGCACCTGCGCGACGCGCACTACGGCGGGGCCCGGAAGCTCGGCCACGGGGCCGGCTACCGCTACGCCCACGACGACCCGCGCGGGATCGTCGCCCAGCAGTACGCCCCCGACGAGATAGCCGGGCGGACCTACTACAAGCCCACCGGCCGGGGCGCCGAAGGTGCCGCGGCGCAGCGCCTGGAGCGGATCCGGCGCATCCTCGCCGGCGAGGAGTGA